A single region of the Planctomycetota bacterium genome encodes:
- a CDS encoding helix-hairpin-helix domain-containing protein, translated as MAVAARRGGGLVHHDAPPTVPLAYTVDINAAAPAELMPLPGLGPAMAARIVDHRASHGPFTRPEDLLDVPGIGPATLDRLRPHLRPLPAGGPAP; from the coding sequence ATGGCCGTCGCCGCTCGACGCGGAGGGGGGCTCGTCCACCACGACGCTCCCCCGACGGTGCCACTGGCCTACACCGTCGACATCAACGCCGCGGCGCCCGCCGAGCTGATGCCCCTCCCTGGTCTCGGCCCGGCGATGGCGGCGCGGATCGTCGACCACCGCGCGAGCCACGGGCCGTTCACCCGGCCCGAAGACCTCCTCGACGTGCCGGGGATCGGTCCAGCCACGCTGGATCGCCTCCGCCCCCACCTCCGTCCCCTCCCCGCCGGAGGCCCCGCGCCGTGA